From a single Thioalbus denitrificans genomic region:
- the leuS gene encoding leucine--tRNA ligase: protein MDEHYHPEKIEPEVQRHWDETGTFQVGEAAERDKFYCLSMFPYPSGRLHMGHVRNYTIGDVIARFQRLQGRNVLQPMGWDAFGLPAENAAMANGVPPAAWTYDNIAYMKRQLQSLGFAIDWSRELATCQPDYYRWNQWLFLRMLERGIAYQKTGVVNWDPVDQTVLANEQVIDGRGWRTGALVEKREIPMYYLAITRYAEELLGDLDQLPGWPERVRTMQANWIGKSHGVRFAFPYELDGEAGKLWVYTTRADTIMGVTFCAVAAEHPLAERAARENPELAAFVDECKRGSVAEADIATMEKKGMPLGIEVTHPLTGAPIPVWVGNYVLMSYGEGAVMAVPAHDERDFHFARKYGLPIDQVIAVEGEEFTLEEWREWYADKGRGRCVNSGPYDGLDYEAAVDAIAADLQAKALGDKQVQWRLRDWGISRQRYWGCPIPVIHCGSCGTVPVPDDQLPVVLPEDCVPDGAGNPLNRRADFVETTCPKCGGPARRETDTMDTFVDSSWYYARYCSHDADAMVDGRAGYWMPVDQYIGGIEHAILHLLYSRFWTKVMRDLGLVDYDEPFTNLLTQGMVVAETYCREDAEGRKSWYNPADVAVERDDKGRVVSATLRADGGPVIIGGIEKMSKSKNNGIDPQALIDRYGADTVRLFTMFAAPPEQSLEWSDAGVEGAHRFLKRLWAFGREQRGAIAAGLAELARKDQRIDLGQADSDQKAARREIHEQLQLALQDFGRYQFNTVVAACMKILNALYAIPSYGKLPEPSQKVYELTVAEGYGILLRLLYPVTPHVAHRLWSGLGYGGEILDAGLPTVDEAALARDTLEVVVQVNGKLRGQVSVPAGADKAAVEAAALADGNVQRFIEGKPVRRVIVVPGKLVNIVV, encoded by the coding sequence ATGGACGAGCATTACCACCCGGAAAAGATCGAACCCGAGGTACAGCGGCACTGGGACGAGACCGGCACCTTCCAGGTCGGGGAGGCGGCGGAGCGCGACAAGTTCTACTGCCTGTCCATGTTCCCCTACCCCTCCGGGCGGCTGCACATGGGCCACGTGCGCAACTACACCATCGGGGACGTCATCGCCCGCTTCCAGCGCCTGCAGGGCCGCAACGTGCTCCAGCCCATGGGCTGGGACGCCTTCGGCCTGCCGGCGGAGAACGCCGCCATGGCCAACGGCGTGCCGCCGGCGGCCTGGACCTACGACAACATCGCCTACATGAAGCGCCAGCTGCAGAGCCTGGGCTTCGCCATCGACTGGAGCCGGGAGCTGGCCACCTGCCAGCCCGACTACTACCGCTGGAACCAGTGGCTGTTCCTGCGCATGCTCGAGCGGGGCATCGCCTACCAGAAGACCGGCGTGGTGAACTGGGACCCGGTGGACCAGACGGTGCTCGCCAACGAGCAGGTGATCGACGGCCGTGGCTGGCGCACCGGCGCGCTGGTGGAGAAGCGCGAGATCCCCATGTACTACCTCGCCATCACCCGCTACGCCGAGGAGCTGCTGGGCGATCTGGACCAGCTGCCCGGCTGGCCCGAGCGGGTGCGCACCATGCAGGCCAACTGGATCGGCAAGAGCCACGGGGTGCGCTTCGCCTTCCCCTACGAGCTGGACGGCGAGGCCGGCAAGCTCTGGGTCTACACCACCCGCGCCGACACCATCATGGGGGTGACCTTCTGCGCCGTGGCCGCCGAGCACCCGCTGGCCGAACGCGCCGCCCGGGAGAACCCGGAGCTGGCCGCCTTCGTGGACGAGTGCAAGCGCGGCTCCGTGGCCGAGGCGGACATCGCCACCATGGAGAAGAAGGGCATGCCGCTCGGGATCGAAGTCACCCATCCGCTCACCGGCGCGCCGATCCCGGTGTGGGTGGGCAACTACGTGCTGATGAGCTACGGCGAGGGCGCGGTGATGGCGGTACCGGCCCACGACGAGCGCGACTTCCACTTCGCCAGGAAGTACGGCCTGCCCATCGACCAGGTGATCGCCGTGGAAGGCGAGGAGTTCACCCTCGAGGAGTGGCGGGAGTGGTACGCCGACAAGGGGCGCGGGCGCTGCGTCAACTCGGGCCCCTACGACGGCCTCGACTACGAGGCGGCGGTGGACGCCATCGCCGCCGACCTGCAGGCGAAGGCGCTGGGCGACAAGCAGGTGCAGTGGCGCCTGCGCGACTGGGGCATCTCCCGCCAGCGCTACTGGGGCTGCCCCATTCCCGTCATCCACTGCGGGTCCTGCGGCACGGTGCCGGTGCCCGACGACCAGCTGCCGGTGGTGCTGCCCGAGGACTGCGTGCCCGACGGCGCCGGCAACCCGCTCAACCGGCGCGCCGACTTCGTCGAGACCACCTGCCCGAAGTGCGGCGGCCCGGCGCGGCGCGAGACCGACACCATGGACACCTTCGTGGACTCCTCCTGGTACTACGCCCGCTACTGCAGCCACGACGCCGACGCCATGGTGGACGGGCGCGCCGGCTACTGGATGCCGGTGGACCAGTACATCGGCGGCATCGAGCACGCCATCCTGCACCTGCTCTACTCCCGCTTCTGGACCAAGGTCATGCGCGACCTCGGGCTGGTGGACTACGACGAGCCGTTCACCAACCTGCTCACCCAGGGCATGGTGGTGGCGGAGACCTACTGCCGCGAGGACGCCGAGGGCCGGAAGAGCTGGTACAACCCCGCCGACGTGGCGGTGGAGCGCGACGACAAGGGCCGCGTGGTGAGCGCGACCCTGCGCGCCGACGGCGGGCCGGTGATCATCGGCGGCATCGAGAAGATGTCCAAGTCGAAGAACAACGGCATCGATCCCCAGGCCCTCATCGACCGCTACGGCGCCGACACGGTGCGCCTGTTCACCATGTTCGCCGCCCCGCCGGAGCAGTCCCTGGAGTGGTCGGACGCCGGCGTGGAGGGCGCCCACCGGTTCCTGAAGCGGCTGTGGGCCTTCGGCCGCGAGCAGCGCGGCGCCATCGCCGCCGGGCTGGCCGAACTCGCCCGGAAGGACCAGCGCATCGACCTGGGGCAGGCGGACAGTGACCAGAAGGCGGCCCGCCGGGAGATCCACGAGCAGCTGCAGCTGGCCCTGCAGGACTTCGGGCGCTACCAGTTCAACACCGTGGTGGCCGCGTGCATGAAGATCCTCAACGCCCTGTACGCGATACCATCCTACGGGAAACTCCCCGAGCCCTCGCAAAAGGTCTACGAGCTGACCGTGGCCGAGGGCTACGGCATCCTGCTGCGCCTGCTCTATCCCGTCACCCCCCACGTGGCCCACCGGCTGTGGTCCGGGCTGGGCTACGGCGGGGAGATCCTCGACGCCGGGCTGCCGACGGTGGACGAGGCCGCCCTGGCCCGCGACACCCTCGAGGTGGTGGTGCAGGTGAACGGCAAGCTGCGCGGCCAGGTCTCGGTGCCCGCCGGCGCCGACAAGGCGGCGGTGGAGGCCGCGGCCCTGGCCGACGGCAACGTGCAGCGTTTCATCGAGGGCAAGCCGGTACGCCGCGTCATCGTGGTCCCCGGCAAGCTGGTCAATATCGTCGTCTGA